One window of the Anopheles cruzii chromosome 2, idAnoCruzAS_RS32_06, whole genome shotgun sequence genome contains the following:
- the LOC128277592 gene encoding uncharacterized protein LOC128277592: MSQRSSVTLHDSSIQPDSTMSFETTAFFDWASGTGASIWEAVARNFSYPGPFGPTGPIAKSRNGTVQDESRLDLLLSPTQFGIVSGLVLFLFLRHKMIRWREEHDDLKFTSGAVDMRRAIYTFLTFLEFVLISPLLVAVILVFKFYRTAIELVLRRRHGNHFKGLLDGADVVWAIENENSRGMINILTHVEEPSGGHHSTISSEILLTLRKRISSRLMGYYQPHPKMFWKRNVELGYYFWSDQSALTVEDYIRFLDLVPLSEGQSHIEEHHLRTLLSAINNRNLPAAHTSSWEVLVGRQPIIDESKQILKYPILFRVHHSLGDGVALMRLLLESIVDREVPSRWKYLSKLKVMNINYILENNNTSVHRNPYKQETCIVRSWKKLPSVADFVAQMERIRRILWTIYTAPAFFHDVSRRQVDSNCIHATEMSHDKVVSWLYEENTGSCCHTMVDIIKRTKRLLPGTRFSDVFLAALSSSLEQYFRNRCDQLTPAQSLTVVLPARIEKESPHLKLHNRFSVALQTLPIAPGICLNDSNRCLALRKRILAIKSYSDALRSSSDYMINYWIMSKMTCLFPEAILRRILKSAHSTMAISNLPGPQQLPRIQGRELKNLTFFIPNLGTTAVGITLLTYGGKLQLGILADRAVIGSEDEAHSILQGAVDELKRMGHLLTEVL; this comes from the exons ATGTCTCAACGCAGTTCAGTTACGCTCCACGACTCCAGCATACAACCTGATTCAACAATGAGTTTCGAAACAACCGCATTCTTCGACTGGGCATCCGGCACAGGTGCCTCCATCTGGGAAGCCGTGGCACGCAACTTCAGCTATCCTGGCCCCTTTGGTCCAACCGGTCCGATTGCAAAGAGCAGAAACGGAACCGTGCAGGATGAAAGTCGGCTCGATCTTCTGCTATCACCAACCCAGTTCGGTATCGTCTCGGGATTGgtactgtttttgtttttacgacACAAAATGATCCGGTGGAGAGAGGAACACGACGACTTAAAGTTTACCAGTGGTGCGGTGGATATGCGGCGAGCCATCTATACGTTCCTTACGTTTCTTGAGTTCGTGTTAATTTCGCCATTGCTTGTTGCCGTGATTCTGGTGTTTAAGTTCTATCGCACGGCTATCGAACTCGTGTTACGTCGGCGTCACGGAAACCACTTCAAAGGGCTTTTGGACGGAGCGGACGTTGTGTGGGCaatcgaaaatgaaaactcCCGCGGAATGATCAACATCCTGACACACGTTGAAGAACCGTCCGGTGGCCATCACTCTACCATCAGTTCAGAAATTCTGCTCACCTTGCGTAAACGTATTTCGTCACGGCTGATGGGCTACTATCAGCCCCATCCAAAAATGTTCTGGAAGCGCAACGTAGAGCTGGGCTATTACTTTTGGTCTGATCAGTCTGCACTCACCGTTGAAGATTATATACGATTCCTAGACCTCGTCCCGTTGTCGGAAGGGCAATCGCACATCGAGGAACACCATTTGAGGACATTGCTAAGTGCAATCAACAACCGTAACCTGCCTGCCGCTCACACTTCTTCCTGGGAAGTTCTCGTTGGCCGCCAACCGATAATCGATGAAAGTAAACAGATTTTGAAATATCCG ATACTTTTCCGTGTCCATCATTCGCTGGGCGATGGTGTGGCGCTAATGCGTCTGCTGTTGGAATCGATCGTTGATAGGGAGGTACCATCACGCTGGAAATACTTATCGAAGCTTAAAGTGATGAACATCAACTACATTCTTGAGAACAACAACACTTCGGTACATCGAAATCCATATAAACAGGAAACTTGCATCGTCCGTTCATGGAAAAAGCTTCCTTCTGTCGCAGATTTTGTAGCGCAGATGGAGCGAATACGACGTATTCTGTGGACCATTTATACAGCACCGGCATTTTTTCACGATGTGTCGCGACGACAAGTGGATAGCAATTGCATTCATGCAACAGAAATGTCCCACGACAAGGTGGTCAGTTGGCTGTATGAGGAAAACACCGGGAGCTGTTGTCACACGATGGTTGATATTATTAAACGCACCAAACGGCTGTTGCCTGGTACAAGATTTTCCGACGTATTCCTTGCGGCATTGTCATCCAGTTTAGAGCAGTACTTCAGGAACAGATGCGACCAACTAACCCCTGCTCAGAGTCTCACTGTAGTACTTCCTGCCAGAATCGAGAAAGAAT CTCCCCACTTGAAGCTACACAATCGTTTTTCGGTGGCACTGCAAACATTGCCCATCGCACCCGGCATCTGCTTAAATGACTCCAATCGCTGTCTCGCACTTCGAAAGCGCATCCTTGCTATAAAGAGCTATTCGGACGCATTACGCTCTTCGTCCGATTACATG ATTAACTATTGGATAATGTCGAAAATGACTTGCCTCTTTCCGGAGGCCATCCTACGAAGGATTCTCAAAAGCGCACACAGCACAATGGCGATCTCGAACCTGCCGGGCCCACAGCAACTACCCCGTATCCAAGGACGCGAACTAAAAAACCTAACTTTCTTTATTCCGAATCTAGGCACTACCGCCGTGGGAATCACACTTCTCACTTACGGGGGAAAGCTACAGCTAGGCATACTTGCCGACAGGGCCGTTATTGGCAGCGAAGACGAAGCTCACAGCATTCTGCAAGGGGCGGTCGATGAACTCAAAAGAATGGGTCACTTGCTAACGGAAGTGCTATGA